The Candidatus Polarisedimenticolia bacterium genome has a segment encoding these proteins:
- the nuoK gene encoding NADH-quinone oxidoreductase subunit NuoK → MKTSFLPLIAAVLFSIGALGFLIRRNVIVILMCVELMLNAVNLTFAAYAYELRSMTGHIFIFFIMTVAAAEAAVGLAIVIALFRKRQSTDVDDVDLMRW, encoded by the coding sequence GTGAAGACCTCCTTTCTCCCGCTGATCGCCGCGGTCCTGTTCTCGATCGGCGCGCTCGGCTTCCTGATCCGGCGCAACGTGATCGTCATCCTGATGTGCGTCGAGCTGATGCTCAACGCGGTGAACCTCACGTTCGCGGCCTACGCCTACGAGCTGCGCTCGATGACCGGCCACATCTTCATCTTCTTCATCATGACGGTCGCCGCGGCCGAGGCCGCGGTCGGCCTCGCGATCGTCATCGCGCTCTTCCGGAAGCGGCAGAGCACCGACGTCGACGACGTCGATCTCATGCGCTGGTAA